A stretch of DNA from Electrophorus electricus isolate fEleEle1 chromosome 18, fEleEle1.pri, whole genome shotgun sequence:
GTCTGTGATCCTAATACTTTACATGACATTAGAGGCATCATACTGCTTCAGTAAATTCAGCATACTGCAGAGCGTCGGTATTCGTTTAATTTCATAATTGCTAGTGCTGCGTGAGGATGGTGatcaaaaacaacttgtctGGTACAGAATGGAGCAGCCAATGACGCCTCAACAGTCCGGCCAGTTTGTGTTCGAGCGGAGCCGGGATGTGTTCGTGGATGAAGAGGGTGTAGAGAGCGTAGCAGAAATGCTTTACAGGctgagggacagtgaggagTTCACAGCCAGCGGCTGGAAGAAGATGAACCCCCTCGCACCCGCTCCGGACACAGACGAGGCGATCAACTGGGTGCTTGTGACAGACACCATGAACTTCTCCTTCTGGCCCGACAGAGAGGACCAACAGTGTGAAGTTAGTTATAAAGGAACCATCTATCGGGGatacatgtctctgtgtgcagcCATCACCAGGGCTATGGATGAGGGTAACTATAGCTTTCTGTAAACGACAGAAACAATGTGCCTAACAATGTATGGTACACCTAAAGCAGTACAATAGAATATGTTAAATACAGCATACAGTTCCTAGGTTGTGTAAATTAGATAGAAATATTTGTCAAAGGTACATCACTTTGTGCCACCCGTATTTCtggtaaaaatataaataaataatatgtgaCTGAGCAATTGAATTGATTCGCCTTGGGCTCTGACATTATTTTACTCTTCCCTTTAGGTGTGCCTATCACAGACCCTGCTTACTTTTCTCAGTTGAGTGAGGAAGAACTGGGGCATGTCCTTCAGTCAGACAATGCCACCCCCATGCCCATGCTGAAGGAGCGTCACCAGGCCCTCACCGAGGCCGGGCGAGTGCTTCTGCAGCATGGTGGATCTTTCCGGAACTTCCTGAGCCGTGCAGGAAATGATGCTGAGAAGATGGTTCGCCACATTGTGGACAATCTGCCCTCATACAGGGATGAAGCCACCTATGAGGTATGCAAAACTATTGTGCTTTTTCCAGTGTAGTGCTTTCACGTCAACCAGCTCATTGGAGTCAGGTCCAAGAGAGAAATTCAGTGTTATGATCTGAAATGTTGGACCAGGAAAACAGTTTCAACGATTGACCTGCACAAAACGGACACAGACTAGATCCACTTGGACCTCAGGAATTGTATTTCTCTCATTTTGCATTTCCTATCATTTGCAAGTAATGTTTATATCGCAGGGCAAGAGGATTTCCTTCTATAAAAGGGCTCAGATTCTTGTGGCAGATTTCTGGGGGATTATGGAAGCACGAGGAGTAGGGAACATACCTAACCTGGACTGCCTGACCATGTTTGCTGACTACAGAGTACCACAGGCCCTCGTCCACCTGGGGGCGCTACGCTACTCAGACACACTTATGGAGGCACTGAAAATGGGTgggtttgtaaataaatatttggaatCAATACCACCTCCCTGAAAAGAATGGTTGTCTTTGAGTAATATTTGTTATTGACCACCTGATGAAATTTTCTGCTCCTGCCATTCATTTACATTGAGATTTCTGAAGTACATTCTGTTGACTAGCCCACATTAGTCACTGGTGGGACGATGCCATATATAAATGGCATGGACTTCACTGATGCCCATCTGCCAAGCTtgtaatttgtttattattattattattattattattattattattattatcttctTTTACTGCAGGTGGTTTTACTAAAGAAACCAAACTGTCAGGTTTTATGTCATATTCAAAATCCCAATTACATTGTAACAATTGTTCATCCTGattctgaacttttttttcttacttctaGGTGAGTTGTTGGTTTCAGGTGAAAGGAGAGAAGTGGAAATTCGAGGCTGCTCTATATGGTGTGTGGAGAAAATCAAAAAGCACCTGTGGAAGCTTGTGCACGAGAGAGACGGAAAACGCTGCAACATCAATTCTGCGCTCATCGACTTTTACTTGTGGCCATATGCAAAACAACATCATAAAGAGATGGCTCACATCCCCATACATCATACACGTTGCATATATTATTGATATGAACTTAGCATTCTGGAGAAGATCTAAATAGATCTTTGATGACGTCTGTGAAACGTTCCGTTTCCTCCCccagtgtttgtattttattttaaaaataaagctatAAATAACTCAAGTAACTCAAAAGGAGACTTACACAAATTCATGTATTTCGAAACGCTTTGGCCACTGCTCGTATGTCCAATCCGGGCACCGTAGGGTTGGCTGCTGCAGACAGTGGTCactcgcaaaaaaaaaaaacaaaaaaaaaaacagcggCGGTACAAGATTTGTAAGGTGAAAAGTTTATTAGCTAGTTGACCTATACTCACCGAAAGTTTATAAGGTAAATTATGCCTTGTCTTTGAAGTCGGATATGTTTGTGAGGTAGAAAAATGTCATGCTAACGTCGGCTCGATATAAGAATGTGGAATAAGTGCAAGGTAGCGACGcagttagccagccagctaacaATGGCAGTGTCGGCTAGCTCACCGTTAGCTAGTATGAGATTGTGTTACTAGTCAGATTGTAAGGAACCTAATGCTAGTAATGATTAATCgagtttttaaatgacaaaattagCACTTTTAGGACCTTGCGTGCAGTAATTTTGGCTACTTTAAATAGACGACGAAGTTGACCCATATTAACCTAAAGGGATTGAGGGTTTGCGGGCTAGCTTTCTAGCTAGCTGTCGAGTAACCTAGTGCTGGTAGTGATTTATATAGATAACGAACTAGCTAAGAAATCTAGATAGCTAACGAGAATTGATCGCGGGTATTCAGTCTTCCatctaataatgcattttctgtttcatgTTTGCCTTGAAAAGTACTATAGCTCACGGTAACTTGCGTGTCAGGCAATATATTTAGCTAGCTGACTAGATATGGGACATGATTCGCATACGTTATCGTAATATGAGTCGCCGACTCTTTTTAATACTAATGAATGAACCATTGACATTCACTCTCGCACCATTTACGCGTTTTAAAGTATATCGCTTTTCATTACGTTTGCAGATATACCATGGCATCCGCCTTAATTTCAGTCCCAACAACGGCGTCACGCTTCGCTCTGCTGCAGGTGGACTCCGAGTCTGACACAGACTCCGATGCGGGGAAGACTAAAGGGGGTCGTGACGCCGCAAAGTCCCGCTCAGGGAAATCTCCCAGCGGGAAAAACAGTCAGAacaatgagaaaaagaaagacaagaagaagCGAAAGAAGGAGCAGCAGCAAAGTGAAACAAACGAGGTGactggaagagagaaagaagatatTGTTTAAGGGACTCCAACCCTCGTCATCAGCGCTAGGGAACCACGTTATAACGCATAACTTATGCTGTCCACACCTTTCAGAGGTGGACTGTGTCACCAACCGGTGCTGCTAGTAGTTGGGCATTGTCATTGATGCCAAACCAGTTTTGAAGACGTAGCATGATTCTGAAGGCTTTGTCTTTGGTGTGCCTTCACAGCTCAGGAGCCTTGCCTTTAAGAAGCTGCCTCAGAAGTCCTCGGCCCCACCTCCTACTCTGacactgcagagtttagctAATGAGCTACTGCAGCCAACGGCCAAGGATCGTGCTTCTGCCCCCCAGGAAAGCTGGCAAGAATGGAAGCAGAGAGATGAACAggtaacagacagacaaacaaacaaaaatgataaatatgttCTTATTATAAACTCTAGACTTGTGACGTTTTTCTCCCTTGTCTTCTCTGTTGTTGATATGGTTGTCAATTGTCCACCTATGACTCTGGTCCTTGTGCTTGTGTTTCGTATTGCAGCTGACCTCTGAGTTGTACGAGGCAGACTTAGAAAAAGCCCTAATGCTGAGCAAACTTGAGTTTGAACAGCAGAAAAaggtatatataaaaaacacagtctTGTCTCCTTTatcagtctttaaaaaaatgatggAAGTGATGGCTAATTTCTTAAACCCTGTGTACACCTTGCCGTGACCTAAGTGAAGTTAACCTTATCTAGGGACAGGTAGcagtggggttctgtgtgtgtgtatgtgtgtgcgtggtgtgcgCATAGGACACAGCGAGCCCGGAAGCACCATCACCCAAGGCCAAAGGCGGggggaagaaggagaagaagaagaaccaGCAGGGGAAGGACAAACGCCTCACAGTGTCACTGAAAGACTTTCAGCAGGAGGGGAGCCTGGGTGAGGGTGCGCTGTGTCATGCGTGTTTGTTCAcgtgacagagagggagagcaagcgAGAAACGCTAACCAAGCCTTTCTGTTGCAGATCCGCTGAGTAagaggccagagagagaggtgagtgtccATGGAGGTacattcggggggggggggatggtaGAATTCTTTGTGGTGTTTTCAAATGCATAGCATGGGACTCATATGTGAAGATCTTGGGTATGTCTAGGTATTCAACTCTGGTCTTCTTGACGGTTGTGGTCGAGAGTATCCAcagaactgaaagaaagaatTGGAGCATAGCTTGTGCAGGACTGCTAAACAAAATGTGAATGCAGTGCTATTCAGTGCCAAAGATGTATTAGTGGCTAACATTCTAAAGGGTTTAGATAGGTAGGAagtatataaattatattagcaatttcttctctgtcttttaCTCTTCCACATCTACctcttgctctccctcctccatattacccccctctctctccctttctccttgtTACAACCCCAAGGAGTTGAAGCCAGTGAACCCAGCGGCCCATGATGAGCGTTTTTTTAACCAGCTGGAGGACACTGTGAGCCGGATAGTGCAGAGAGACAAGCGGAGGGAGCAGTACAGCAGCAGTGCCGGCCACGAACTCAACACCTCCTCCGAGCAGGAAGCGGTAAGACACAGGGCAGGCATTCACTGGAGCACCACTTCCAACTCCCATCAGCTCCCAATCAGACGGAGAAGTGCTGACTTGTTATCAAAGTTCCTGATCTGAACTCTGAATTGAAATGCCCATTAGAGCCCAGTGTTgaatttgtgtgctttttttttctctctctctgtctctcttcttctctaaGGATGTAAGAACTGAACAGTTAAAATTtgagctggaaaaaaaagaccGGGAAATAGAAAAGTTGAGAAAGACCATTTCACAGTGGGAGGTAAGTCACCTCAATATTTCTTGACTGAAACAGATGTGTTTGGCAAGAATACACATCCAAAAAGGCATTTTGGACATCCAAAAAAACAAGGACTATATTGTCTTTTTGCATTC
This window harbors:
- the c18h9orf64 gene encoding queuosine salvage protein isoform X1; the encoded protein is MEQPMTPQQSGQFVFERSRDVFVDEEGVESVAEMLYRLRDSEEFTASGWKKMNPLAPAPDTDEAINWVLVTDTMNFSFWPDREDQQCEVSYKGTIYRGYMSLCAAITRAMDEGVPITDPAYFSQLSEEELGHVLQSDNATPMPMLKERHQALTEAGRVLLQHGGSFRNFLSRAGNDAEKMVRHIVDNLPSYRDEATYEGKRISFYKRAQILVADFWGIMEARGVGNIPNLDCLTMFADYRVPQALVHLGALRYSDTLMEALKMGELLVSGERREVEIRGCSIWCVEKIKKHLWKLVHERDGKRCNINSALIDFYLWPYAKQHHKEMAHIPIHHTRCIYY
- the c18h9orf64 gene encoding queuosine salvage protein isoform X2, whose amino-acid sequence is MEQPMTPQQSGQFVFERSRDVFVDEEGVESVAEMLYRLRDSEEFTASGWKKMNPLAPAPDTDEAINWVLVTDTMNFSFWPDREDQQCEVSYKGTIYRGYMSLCAAITRAMDEGVPITDPAYFSQLSEEELGHVLQSDNATPMPMLKERHQALTEAGRVLLQHGGSFRNFLSRAGNDAEKMVRHIVDNLPSYRDEATYEILVADFWGIMEARGVGNIPNLDCLTMFADYRVPQALVHLGALRYSDTLMEALKMGELLVSGERREVEIRGCSIWCVEKIKKHLWKLVHERDGKRCNINSALIDFYLWPYAKQHHKEMAHIPIHHTRCIYY
- the gkap1 gene encoding LOW QUALITY PROTEIN: G kinase-anchoring protein 1 (The sequence of the model RefSeq protein was modified relative to this genomic sequence to represent the inferred CDS: deleted 1 base in 1 codon), producing the protein MASALISVPTTASRFALLQVDSESDTDSDAGKTKGGRDAAKSRSGKSPSGKNSQNNEKKKDKKKRKKEQQQSETNELRSLAFKKLPQKSSAPPPTLTLQSLANELLQPTAKDRASAPQESWQEWKQRDEQLTSELYEADLEKALMLSKLEFEQQKKDTASPEAPSPKAKGGGKKEKKKNQQGKDKRLTVSLKDFQQEGSLDPLSKRPEREELKPVNPAAHDERFFNQLEDTVSRIVQRDKRREQYSSSAGHELNTSSEQEADVRTEQLKFELEKKDREIEKLRKTISQWEERYKEVKARNAQLLKMLQQGEMKDKAEILQQVEELLNIKEELTSQVTLLHASLEQERSKVKGLQSEQPKHQANRKGKKAQRGIYEDRGGEGTALVLQPLASAL